From Clarias gariepinus isolate MV-2021 ecotype Netherlands chromosome 1, CGAR_prim_01v2, whole genome shotgun sequence:
CAAATATTGTATCCTAAAGGCGGTGCTTCAGgatgtatcaggatgataatgcaccaatacacacagcaagactggtgacagagtggtttatacatgtttaaaagcataaacaccattattctctacggtgcaacgaatgatttagggatcatcgtaaaatgccgcacaccaacaaaaagcgtagaacgatattgatcttccttTTTGTTCAGCgtctgaaggatcaaaaagcaactttgttgccacactggaaactagaaatgccagactagtactgcctgataaaatataaatttttaacaaaaatacagaaacatcagcatacacattggaataaatgaaattacatatataataccgaatgtttccttatatattgttcctctgcaattaacatgccgacgttaaaccgttattgttgcactatggttccactttttctctgatgttattttaatttacttgtatcaatgatccatttctttccgtgtgattgtttagtttcgagtgtccgatctttattgtcattaaagaaaagcatgaattagaataggtacctttctattattttccactaattccctcccgttcattgcgccccacctgtcatatctgtattcaccactagtggggcgcgccccacactttgagaaccacggccTTAAGGGAACGAATTATTTTGTGAGAACAAGTTACTTACTTACCTTGTGGGAACAAGTTATTTACTTTGTGGGAACATATTACCTTATGCTCACACACCTTACCTTCGAAGCACTAATCAAATTAACTGTTTAAACAACGGCATGGAGGCCTTCATATTCCaaatacactaccagtcaaaggtcTGGACACACCATGCAACTTCCAGACcttttctgatttttgtttgtttctatactgtaaaacaatgctgaaggcgtccaaaatatacagtaatctcattagaacagttgatattgagatgagTCTGCTCTTATGGTCTGCTAAGGCCTGGTAAGTAATCTGGAGTGCtattaattagtgatttttgaggctggtaatgTCAGCTCATTAGATCTGATGCATGacaacagctgtcattagtaaatgccaatttcaaagctttacaaatactttgactatttaaaccttgtgcacacagaagcctggtgtgttttggaaacaagtgctgtgAACTGATGAAGTTGAAATAGAACTCTTTGGCCACAGTAAGGcatttttggagaaaaaaacggagcagcatttcatgaaaagaacaccttgccaactgttaagcatgggggtggctctatcatgctttggggttgtgttgcagccagtggcacaggaaacattgcacagttggagggaagaatggattccactaaatTCCAGCAAATTTTGGAAGCTaacatcacaccatctgtacaaaagctgaagctgaaaagtggatggcttctacaacaggGCAACAATCCTCAACATACCTTGAAATCCATTATGGGATATCTCAAGAGacgcaagctgaaggttttggaatggccatcacagtccccCGATTTAAAGATCATTGAAGATTTGTGAATAGgtcttaaaagagctgtgcatgcaagacgaccaaagaatattacagaactagagGCCTTCTGCAAGAaagaatgggagaaaatcccaagtacaaGAATTGTAAGACTTTAagctggctataaaaagcgTTTGCAAGCAGTGATATCTGCCAGTGgaggtgttactaagtactgattatgttgggtgcccaaacttttgcacagtgccataataatgtttttattttttatttttgttcgttTTATGTTATAAGAAGTAACTACAGTATGCATTAACGTTTGCTggaaatattgtgcattttttaaatttccaaacgagactgtgttaacatcttttcaattaaaaaaaaatcaccaaaatctgttatcaaggggtgcctaaacttttgcataagactgtaagTCAAAACAATAAAGCTAGATTGGCTGAATGTTACCAGATAAATGCATTTATAGGCAAAGTTCACATActatctaaatgttttaatttcctCTATTCTTACTCTAAATTTATCATGCGGAAATGCGAAATTATGACATAAACCACGACAGTAGATCACAAGTAACTAGTTCCCCTGTGTGACTGAAAGACGTACTGCAGAATTACAATAAATCGTGACCCAAATATAATCTCCTGCAACCCACAGCGGTCAAGTGTTTGGGAACCAACATATTGTGTGTGGGTTAAACAACGTAAACATGGCACCTTTGGTGGAGGACCACTCAAAGCAACATTTAATATTTGGTTGTATATGTCTTGCTTGCAAGATCACATCAAATCACCAGCATCACCAGAATTCTTCTGTTGTGATGCctttccagtgttttttttttcagggttgCATTACGTTAGGGTGATCGACTAGACCAGTCTCAAACACCCGGTTTCTCCCCAGATGTATTACAAGTGTGTCATTGTCTCGCTGGACTACAAATTTTCTCGCAATTTTTAGGCttaagcactatgacatcagcaatATGACCTCTTCGCCTCGATATGATGTAACCCGCAATTTTTAGGCTTACGCACTATATTTTTTAAGCATcacactttaaaatatatataatttttaacatttataaagtGCGACCAAAaacttatgctgaaaattgGCTAATAACGTCCTGAGTGAAATTATATTGTGtgtcatagtgtgatgctttttttccccaacatcCGGGTTTGTTTGGAGGTCTAAAAAGCGCACATGTTTTGTGCCTGAGCCCGCACAGcgttgcttgcaactacatTATTAGGTTCTTTTCACTGTAAAGGACttctatttaattcaattttacttgtatagcgcttttaacaattgttgcaaagcagctttacacaatcaaaattatggaagtttttgtgaaatgtgaatgtgtaagaATTAAAATGACTTCTAAATTCATTCTGCTGCTTATTTCATGTAACATCGTCAATAAAGTGAGCCTTCATGACACTGCTTGGTTCCTTATTTTacttggtattctttttcaaatAGTGAGCAACTTTAACAAGGCAAAGCAACTTCCTTCTAAAAATCCTTCTaatctttaaatcttgaattttgaaaaaaattgagtTTCAGACCTTTTGTGATAATTTCTGTTTTCTAGTGAAAAGGATGCTTGTCCATCTAGACATGGAAAAAGCAGAGAGAGGACTTACAGCATGCAAGCAGCTCCTGAGAAAGAAGCTAAGACTTTAAATCAAGATAGCCGCCTGTGCAAGCAGCGTCCAGAGGAGATGTCGGCAGCAGACGATGATAACGGGTGCTGCACTTTTAACAGTTCGGATTAGTCAAGCCAGACCGTACACAAATTTATATTCTTCAAATCTCATACAGGGTCATGTTTAAacacatctttctttttttttctttttttttttacagtgaagaAGATCTTTACAGGGCTGCAGAGGAAATAGAACAGGAAAGACAGGAGAAGCAGCTGTCCAATGCAGGTATTTAAAGCAAAGCAAACTATATATTCCACACTATTGATTGTGTACTATGTACTTTATTTGTAAAAGTAGGTGAAATCTAACTTCATAGTGTACTTACAGCTGTGGAAAATGTGTGGTGTGGTCCATGTTTCAATTACGAGATGattgctttatatttatttttctagctTCAGTGTCTAATTTTGAGGACCAGACTAGCGTGTCGGCTTCTGAGGGTCTGCTCTCTTACAGTCACAGGGAGTGGAAAGGAAACACAGCAAAAAGTCACCTAATCAGAAAGGTACAGATATTGGACACATCCTCAAAGATGCTAAAATGTTTGATTTCTGAGGGTATGCTTTTACTGATTGACATATTaatctgtgtatgtttgtgggcttcctcctaaaaaaaaaacaattttagaaATCACAAGCATCGAGTAATTTTAATCTCAGCCtataaaatggttgtttttCCTTGTGCATACTGTAGACCCACTGCTTCTGCACAAAAAGTGAGGGCAGAAGGTTAACCCGTGAACTATTAACTATTGCATTGTGCTCACATAATATGGTTCAGTGGATACATTTAGATTGATAATAACAGAAAGGATTTTGAGAAAACATAATTTCAAAGCAATGCAGTTTAACCAAAATACAGGCTAAGGCAGATCACACCTAACCATGTATCAGCATCAAAAACAAGAATGGGATAAATGCATGATACCACAATGAAActaaagttttataaataataccatccatccatccatctatctattaaCCTTTGTGGagaccaatggtgaccattttaTTCATTCCCAATTTGTATGACCGTGATAGAatctccagtcaacattcacacgcacattcacatactgtgggcaatttggaaaaattgttagcctaatctgcatgtctttggactgtgggaggaaacccaccaagcataggaaAAACTCTTTGAAAGGGATCCTTAGAGGGTTACTTAGGGAAACCCTGCACTACACACTGCGAGACGTGTCTCTTGCCTTCTTGACAAATTCTATGTGCTATTCATTTTAGGGGTATGAAGCAGTAGCTCAAAAATTTGAGGCACTGCGCATAGTACGAGGTGACAACTACTGCGCTCTGAGGGCAGCCCTTTTTCAGCTTTTCAACCAGTCTAACAAACTCAGTAACTGGCTGCAAGATGCTGAAATAGTTGAGGTTTGTTTTCAGTATTCTACAAGAACCCAAACACATTTATACTTcacattcactttttatttttacattttctttccttttttaaattaatttaaataagaattttAAGTTGTTAAAATTGTTACCTTAAGGTATATTAAGGCAGTTGTTTCaagtaattaatatattatatattatttatgttaattatataattataattttaattataataagttTATTATTACTTAACAGTAAGTTTACTGTTACTGTAAGTAActattacttattttaatacACAGACTAATAAATCTGTGTTTAGGTCAACAAAAATGATGTGGCATTAACATTGACAGAATGTATAGACAGCAGTATCTCTGTGGTAAAATTGATTTGGAATAATTCAGTGATCCCCTGCTGTttgctttgtgtttaatgtaGCTGCAGTGTGTGCAAGATTTACTGGAAGACTGGCGATTTCCTTTTCAGAGAAGGGATGATGGAGGAGCGGTGAAACAGCTGGAATATTGTCTCAAGTTTCTGGAAGCCAGGGTAACGCTAATACAACTAGACTATTTCACATCATACTGGTAATGTTTTGCGAAATGTGCAGTTTGTAGTctgcgatttaaaaaaaaatcacttcaaAGGgctgccttttttctttctaagcCAAACTCTTTAAAATTGCATTACATCCCTGCTACTATTGCAAGTTggttattaaaaagaaatgttcctgtgtgtgtaactgtggcTCTATGAACTCCAGACAGCCCCCGGGGGTAGTGTGAAACAAGTGTGTTATTGTGAAAGACCTACTTGTGTCTATGGCAAGATCTTCCCACAAAGATATTTCCAAAAGAATGGTTCATGGACCTGGCACAGGTTCTGGGGAAAATTTAGTCGGTTTACAGGATCCGTAGAAGGGTGTGTTTGTAATGTTAATGTTGTAGTGTTCCAAAAATGTGCATGCTTGTTGTTTTATCAATTTGGCGATTTAATCtagctttttcttttggttGATTTAATAATTGAATCAATAGACCTGTTAACAATTCAGAATCAATTCCCACTGTTTTTAATCTATTCTGGTTTTAGAGCTATAAATAGTCTAAAATTGGTGGATTCTTGTTTGATGAGTAAACAATACCGAAGCTCCATTCATTCTTAAGCATTCTGTTTCAATAGAAACTGAAGGTGATTCAGAATACTTTTCGTTAGTTTAAAAGTTTTGAATGATTTAGCACTAAAGTACCCTATAATCGTATCACTATAATGCTTTACTAATATAAGACAGTGTTGCGTTATAAGAAGGAAAACAATTCAGAGCATTTCAGCTTGATCCATCCTTATATAAGGTTATCATGCACCCAGTAATATTACAAGCATTCACCAGGCTCAACAGACTTATGATAATAGTGAAATCTCGTGACGTgcataaaggaataaaaaaatgcatgagcTCACAGTGGACATTGTGGATATATTTTAATAGGTTAAAATAACAAGGAGAATGTGTAGTCCAtttgaaaaacacatttataatttattttaaacataagtaCAGTAACGTATGCAttcacatttatacattttattgtagTCATATAAGTGATGTAAACTAGAGTATTCAGGGAGGCATGACTGCTTTAGTTAATGCCTGCTTTAATTTCTTCAAACCATTAGATGTCGCTGTCTCGCAAAAGATTTTGAaccattttttcccctcctcataagcttggaatatttttttttgacacaaacAAATCATTAAGCTCCATCACTTCGATTTCATCGCTTCAACGTTCTAATGACGAGTTGACATACAACTGGACTGGATGGTGGAGCAGGGAAAAAACAAGACATTTAAATAGTCAGTAAGACAAGTTAGTCAccagtttaatgtttattagatAATGTTAATAGTTGTAATACTTCAAAGCTGTACAAAATATAGCCGCTTGAGACAAATTAGACAATTAACATTAGCGCTGTTGTATTCCTTTAAATGAAATATCACAATGCCCAAAAAAATGTTGCTCTAATACTTTTGCATGATTGTTGCAGCACAGACCAGACCACTGGAGCTGAGTGTAGATTATGTACTACTTACTGTAATACTAAATGCAGGAATAATAATGGTTGTGccataaggttttttttttcttataaatgaatttttaaaaactactatTATTTTAGAATGACTTTTTTTATTGGAGCAGATAAAAATTTCGGcccatattcacaaagcttcttaagcctaaaagttgctccaagtgatgaaattctaaaagaattatgacattttcttaaaatttccccttaaatttaggactaaatcttagtaaagataacaatttttaccttaggagctgtatTTAGGGCTAAGATTTTTTGTGAATCATTTCTAGTTTTGAGTaaagaggaggacttttaagaaaCTCAAgggtttctatagcagaggtcAAAATGGCAGGAAGatgaaatattattaaaacactgaacataaaactaaaagtaaacactgctcttctgtccaatttggttttcttgttgttttacttcctttcatctctcttggattgttggctacataccatccaaaagtgcaacttaaatagactgtcctgcaatcataTAAAATGgtaaaagctgagccattttgctcccatcaataaagaaattgaaatgaattaaaagtaataaaatcagtatggtaaataaatgtaagaactttaatatagtaactactgtgtggaaattggttgcttcaaaagtagacacatttccaacatttggctgtttaattaactttaagataaTTAGTCTATAAcggaaactttgcataaagtggCCTGTAgtcataattataattttttttttcatatacaaacattacGATTTCACTGTCTGctgtaaatgtaagaactttaatatagtaactactgtatgaaaattggttgctttaaattggctgttttaattatctttaagatatttaaatcatgattatacaattttttcatattcaaacattatgatttcactgtctattctattatcatatattctatttcaaggttattttttaatcaaccaatcacagtccttaaaTTGCTGCATCATTCGTAGCAACAGGGTCAACCACGCTTTAACTAAGATAAAGaattttgtactttccttattCAGAGTTGTTCTGAGAAGATTCCTAAATCaattttagtctaggactcccagctagaaCTGAGTTAAGATAGGAGtgctctgagagaattctaagaagctttgtaaatATGGGCCCTGGTTTTGGGTAATGACTTACAAGGTACAAAGCCAGGCTCCAAGGTGACTGTAGTAGTTGGATGCCCCTtgccccccaccccaccccccttTAAAGGTCTTATGCAACCCCAGGTACATGCCAACTTTGGTACTGTTGTGTGCAGTCTTGACCACCATATTCTTTGTAGAATCAACACATTTTTCTAGTGGGCCAATGTTCCTTGTTGAGGACTGGTTTCAGGCTAGTATTGAACTTCTCACAGCTTCAGAAATCCAAGTCAGATCACTGATGAGATTGCCGGCAGAAATGGAGGGCCAATATAATACTTTATGTCACAAATTATCACAATGCAGTGGATAAAATTTTTCAATAAGGCTGTTGTGTAGCCTCTTTTGATGTTAGGAATTTCCCTAAGTTTACTCAAAGAccaattgttttattgtaggTGATGCCTGACATGTCTCAGGCTCTTACCACAGAGTATAGGATGAGATTTGAGTTTGCTTAAAACTCCTTTTGAAGCATTCAGTTTGATGAGACCACCAGTAAATGCAACACAGGCATTAAAAGCAAGGAAATGGCAAAACCAAAACTGCCAGTCATTCATCAAAATGGCTAGAAAATATACTATGTGCGCTTTTCACCTGGGATATGCTCAAACTTGCCCCTAATCTGTTTAGCAAAGCACTTGTACTGTCTTAGTCATAACATCTGCCATCTAAAAGTGCAGTTGATGTTGTGGTTTGCATTGCACCATTCAAACCTACCTGAAACTAAACCTTTTGCCAAGCGCTGATGGAAATGCATTTGAAAATGTTGCTTTAATGTATAGGTTACAATTAGTCTAAATGATCCTCTTCGACGCAGCAGTAGACACTGCTATACTTTAAAACTGTTATTCTAAGAAACCAAGTAAATTAGcacttaatttattaaatcttgTGTTTTTCATACTAAAACCAGCAAGGTTTTAAGACTGATGGTATTTCCTGACGTAGTATGAGGTATGAGTATACACAGATCAGAAATAACAGGAATACATTAACATTGACATGAATAAGGTATGCTGCAGATTGACTAAGTGTGTGACCTTACCAATGCCCTGATTGACTTTGTATTTCCCCAATGGTGTTCCTACAGTGGCAGAAGGCGGTGCAGTGTGAGAGTCCGGAGCAGAGGGAATGTTTTTGCCAGGAACTGTTTGTTGGGGGCCGAGAAGAATATGAGCTGCTGGAggccttgaagttcttgatgctGAAGACGGTCATTCAGCTGCACTCCGACATGAAGAAGGGCTCCAATGTACCTGAGTTCTGCTGGCTTCTTTTTGCTCGGGACACCTCGAAATGTCCCAGGAGCTTTCTCACTAATCATCTCAGACATGTGGGCTTCAGCGGAGGTCTGGAACAGGTGGGTACTTTAATGaagctttataaaaaaaaaaatttaattttaagaacTACTGTTGGCAATAAGGCCAAGTACTTTTTTACATTCGTAGCAGAGTTGGAAGgtaattaagtacatttttagtttttttctgtactCAAGTACAGCTTTCACATATCTGTACTTGAATAGTTTTATTAGTGTatgctttttacttttattcaacTACGTTCTACAAAAAGTTCTGTAGTTTCTTTtccactacatttctgcatatcTTTACATTACAACCACAGTGGCTTGCAGTTACTTATTACTTGAAACAGTATTATCACCACATGCTAACGTTTTAAGACGAAAATGAATCATGTAGCGGGTGTTTAAAATCAGAAGTGGAGAAGGTTgcggatagagagagagagatatttttACTATGACTTAAAGGCTACATTGAGCTAATACAAACTCAGTACTCAGTAAATTTGAAGTtaagtacttttactcaagtaatatTTTTCTTATCTTACTTAAGTACAGGAATTGTGTACTTGGCCCACCACAGGTTAAGAGTAATTTTAATCATACAATGTAAATAGCAATATTATTGTTAATTCTGACCATTAAATGTTCATGTAATTTAAAagtgtgcttttatttattttttttattgcccccTTTTAAAATACTGAATACAAGCACATACATGTGATGATAGAAGAACATA
This genomic window contains:
- the otulinb gene encoding OTU deubiquitinase with linear linkage specificity b, producing MRASQSAVKNGASRRTNKTKPSRGAVGQTSESCKKSKHVGEKDACPSRHGKSRERTYSMQAAPEKEAKTLNQDSRLCKQRPEEMSAADDDNGEEDLYRAAEEIEQERQEKQLSNAASVSNFEDQTSVSASEGLLSYSHREWKGNTAKSHLIRKGYEAVAQKFEALRIVRGDNYCALRAALFQLFNQSNKLSNWLQDAEIVELQCVQDLLEDWRFPFQRRDDGGAVKQLEYCLKFLEARWQKAVQCESPEQRECFCQELFVGGREEYELLEALKFLMLKTVIQLHSDMKKGSNVPEFCWLLFARDTSKCPRSFLTNHLRHVGFSGGLEQVEMFLLGYSLQHTLRVFRLYKTDTEEFITYYPDDMTKWPCLSLVTEDDRHYNVPVSKQVKLQSTKHDRSIKPTWNLPKGGTGKTTRL